The following proteins are co-located in the Sandaracinaceae bacterium genome:
- a CDS encoding fatty acyl-AMP ligase: MQLDETLTLVSTLARLPRGEGRGFTFIGRDRTERYYPYEAMEAEAQRRAAKLAELGLVKGQRVALVLPEPHEFVLTFLGAVFAGVVPVPIFPRASFKNADAYVDILAHIIATSGSRVVFCMEANQSVVERVREHDCGVEQILDVTHAFEADPVPPPGWSLPTVTHDDTCFLQFTSGSTNKPKGVVVTHRNLVANTQSFMNEHGLKRNDQDKAVSWLPLYHDMGLIGFVLATLLFDIPPTILPTELFARAPGLWLETISRIGGTITYAPNFAFDLVVKRVKDKDLAALDLSRLRVVGSGAEPIRPKTLRAFAERFAPAGFRANAFLPSYGMAESTLAITFHPCGTDMVTDLVDAAAMREGRATPAAPGANPDDPAVLELMSCGVPFPGHELRIVDEAGNPLPERQVGQVVTRGPSVTPGYFENEDATREALIDGWLQTGDLGYIAEGNLYICGRLKDLIIIRGANHYPQDIEWSVGELPGIRRGNVFAFSVDMDGQEALVVAAEANRADAAELKEQIKRRVSEEFGLVPGHIAIVPLGELPKTSSGKAQRRKTKQLFEAGQLPEHPAE, from the coding sequence ATGCAGCTCGACGAAACGCTCACGCTGGTCAGCACGCTGGCCCGCCTCCCGCGAGGCGAGGGCCGCGGCTTCACGTTCATCGGTCGCGACCGGACGGAGCGCTACTACCCCTACGAGGCCATGGAGGCCGAAGCTCAGCGCCGCGCCGCGAAGCTGGCCGAGCTTGGGCTCGTCAAAGGGCAGCGCGTGGCGCTCGTCCTCCCCGAGCCGCACGAGTTCGTGCTGACGTTCCTGGGCGCGGTGTTCGCGGGGGTCGTGCCGGTGCCCATCTTCCCTCGCGCCAGCTTCAAGAACGCCGACGCCTACGTCGACATCCTCGCGCACATCATCGCCACCTCCGGCTCGCGCGTGGTGTTCTGCATGGAGGCCAACCAGAGCGTGGTCGAGCGCGTGCGCGAGCACGACTGCGGGGTCGAGCAGATCCTGGACGTGACGCACGCCTTCGAGGCCGACCCCGTGCCGCCGCCGGGCTGGTCGCTGCCCACCGTCACGCACGACGACACGTGCTTCCTGCAATTCACCAGCGGCTCCACGAACAAGCCCAAGGGCGTGGTGGTGACCCACCGCAACCTGGTGGCCAACACGCAGTCGTTCATGAACGAGCACGGCCTGAAGCGGAACGACCAGGACAAGGCCGTCAGCTGGCTGCCGCTCTACCACGACATGGGCTTGATCGGCTTCGTGCTGGCGACCCTGCTGTTCGACATCCCACCCACCATCCTGCCCACCGAGCTCTTCGCCCGCGCACCCGGGCTGTGGCTCGAGACCATCAGCCGCATCGGCGGCACCATCACCTACGCGCCGAACTTCGCGTTCGACCTGGTGGTGAAACGCGTGAAGGACAAGGACCTGGCCGCGCTGGACCTGAGCCGCCTCCGCGTGGTCGGGAGCGGCGCGGAGCCCATCCGCCCCAAGACCCTGCGCGCCTTCGCCGAGCGCTTCGCCCCCGCTGGGTTCCGCGCCAACGCCTTCCTGCCGAGCTACGGCATGGCCGAGAGCACACTGGCCATCACGTTCCATCCGTGCGGGACCGACATGGTCACCGACCTGGTGGACGCCGCCGCGATGCGCGAGGGGCGCGCCACACCAGCGGCTCCCGGCGCGAACCCGGACGACCCGGCCGTGCTCGAGCTGATGAGCTGCGGCGTGCCGTTCCCCGGGCACGAGCTGCGCATCGTGGACGAGGCGGGCAACCCGCTCCCCGAACGACAGGTAGGCCAGGTGGTGACACGCGGCCCCAGCGTGACGCCCGGCTACTTCGAGAACGAGGACGCGACACGGGAGGCGCTGATCGACGGGTGGCTCCAGACCGGAGACCTCGGGTACATCGCCGAGGGGAACCTCTACATCTGCGGCCGCCTGAAGGACCTGATCATCATCCGCGGGGCGAACCACTACCCGCAGGACATCGAGTGGTCCGTGGGCGAGCTGCCCGGCATCCGCCGCGGCAATGTCTTCGCGTTCTCCGTGGACATGGACGGGCAGGAGGCCCTGGTGGTGGCCGCCGAGGCCAACCGCGCGGACGCGGCCGAGCTCAAGGAGCAGATCAAGCGCCGCGTGTCGGAGGAGTTCGGGCTGGTGCCGGGACACATCGCGATCGTGCCGCTGGGCGAGCTGCCCAAGACGAGCAGTGGCAAGGCGCAGCGCCGCAAGACGAAGCAGCTGTTCGAAGCTGGCCAGCTGCCCGAGCACCCCGCAGAATGA
- a CDS encoding response regulator, with amino-acid sequence MVAEPRGDDFARDTPGTCLIAVDGTLLFHDGRALQLAEGLRVGGRLVASLPFAPASFAQEGTCEGVSSGRSLRLTWTPTPGELAPVHAVVVIEDRGPLRELEAALRLADDNLRSLVDASPVGIVTLDPDMCVSRWNPATEQMFGWTRDEVLGKPYPLVPAAEWEEFVALFRRAIGGEGFTGVEGRRAHKDGRLLDLRIHTAPMRDLHGDVVGALALLEDLSERRKLEERVRHAQTMEAVGRLAGGVAHDFNNMLTVILGASELLLLRPGMDREAMQQGLRNIVACADRARKLTAQLLAFSRKQVLRPEVRDVGQLLTNTSALLRSVLGEEVTLSVGVVPGEARLPVRVDANQFDQLLVNLAVNARAAMPRGGSFSVRASRQARPQADGRLGSEVLLEVRDTGAGISPEVLPNVFDPFFTTKEDGTGLGLASVYGIVQQSGGSIDVESRLGEGTCFRVTFPLVDESVSATGADAPVTEDLLRGDELLLIVEDEVVVRLVTAQMLASYGYRCTTACDGLEALSTLAANPDVALVLTDLSMPRLDGPGLALELHQTHPGLPVIFMSAHLDLPELRERVEAGDAYFVQKPATREQLARQVRAALRAAGRDIVAQGHER; translated from the coding sequence GTGGTAGCCGAACCTCGAGGCGACGACTTCGCGCGCGACACGCCGGGCACGTGCCTGATCGCGGTCGACGGGACGCTGCTGTTTCACGACGGGCGCGCGCTCCAGCTGGCAGAGGGCCTGCGCGTGGGCGGTCGCCTCGTCGCGAGCCTCCCCTTCGCACCCGCGTCGTTCGCGCAGGAGGGCACGTGCGAGGGGGTCTCGTCCGGCAGGTCACTTCGGCTCACCTGGACTCCCACACCAGGTGAGCTGGCGCCGGTCCACGCGGTGGTCGTGATCGAGGACCGAGGTCCGCTGCGCGAGCTCGAAGCAGCACTGCGGCTGGCCGACGACAACCTCCGTTCGCTGGTCGACGCCAGCCCCGTCGGCATCGTCACGCTGGACCCCGACATGTGCGTGAGCCGCTGGAACCCGGCGACCGAGCAGATGTTCGGTTGGACCCGAGACGAGGTGCTCGGCAAGCCGTACCCGCTTGTGCCTGCCGCCGAGTGGGAGGAGTTCGTGGCGCTCTTCCGGCGCGCCATCGGCGGGGAGGGCTTCACGGGCGTCGAAGGCCGACGCGCGCACAAGGACGGTCGGCTGCTGGATCTGCGCATCCACACCGCGCCGATGCGCGACCTGCACGGTGACGTGGTCGGCGCGCTCGCGTTGCTGGAAGACCTGAGCGAGCGCCGCAAGCTCGAGGAGCGCGTCCGACACGCGCAGACGATGGAAGCCGTCGGGCGCCTGGCGGGCGGTGTCGCGCACGACTTCAACAACATGCTGACGGTCATCCTCGGGGCGAGCGAGCTCCTCCTGCTGCGGCCCGGCATGGACCGCGAGGCCATGCAGCAGGGGCTGCGGAACATCGTGGCGTGCGCGGACCGCGCGCGGAAGCTCACCGCCCAGCTGCTCGCCTTCAGCCGGAAGCAGGTGCTTCGGCCCGAGGTGCGCGACGTCGGACAGCTGCTCACCAACACGAGCGCGCTGCTGCGCAGTGTCCTCGGCGAGGAGGTGACATTGTCGGTCGGCGTCGTGCCGGGCGAGGCCCGCCTCCCGGTGCGCGTGGACGCCAACCAGTTCGATCAGCTCCTCGTGAACCTGGCGGTCAACGCGCGCGCCGCCATGCCGCGGGGTGGCTCGTTCTCGGTCCGCGCGAGCCGGCAGGCGCGACCACAGGCGGATGGACGCCTGGGCAGCGAGGTGCTGCTCGAGGTACGCGACACGGGGGCTGGGATCTCACCGGAGGTCCTCCCGAACGTGTTCGACCCGTTCTTCACGACGAAGGAAGATGGGACGGGGCTGGGTCTGGCGAGCGTCTATGGCATCGTGCAGCAGAGCGGCGGGTCGATCGACGTGGAGAGTCGCCTCGGTGAGGGGACGTGCTTCCGCGTCACTTTTCCGCTCGTGGACGAGAGCGTGTCTGCGACGGGTGCGGATGCTCCTGTGACCGAGGACCTGCTGCGCGGCGACGAGCTCCTGCTGATCGTCGAGGACGAGGTCGTCGTGCGCCTCGTCACGGCCCAGATGTTGGCCTCGTACGGCTATCGCTGCACCACCGCTTGCGACGGACTCGAAGCGCTCTCGACGCTAGCGGCGAACCCCGACGTGGCGCTGGTGCTCACGGACCTCTCCATGCCGCGGCTCGACGGGCCTGGGCTCGCGCTGGAGCTCCACCAGACCCATCCCGGCCTCCCTGTGATCTTCATGTCGGCGCACCTGGACC
- a CDS encoding pyridoxal phosphate-dependent aminotransferase family protein, whose translation MSWIVDKSYRELARIREAKEKQVYPYFKPFESGGLHSTINGQPIVNFSSNDYLGLTTHPKVKEASIEAVKRFSCGLSSSRVQATTTAHVELEERLAAWYGYESCLLFTTGYQAMVGTIMALADQDTTLVLDNLSHACILDGTFLAAGTPRMAPEVRFFNHNSARSLTRILKTRERKNALVLLEGIYSLDGDEATIEELCKAAGEFENTVIVCDDAHGTGTLGKGGRGIFEKYDLRAELPVIVSTFSKTFGGIGGILLGQKDVVDHIKHYARSFLFSASLPVPIVAAAATILDMLEDHGEELVSELHTKAAYMRKNLTDLGFDLGLSNTHIMPVMCRDERKALFTHVAMMESGVMMVPITYPGVKKGEERLRLNVTRGHTYEDMDKALELLKIYGEAFFILGGDELAPMEE comes from the coding sequence ATGAGCTGGATCGTCGACAAGTCGTACAGAGAGCTGGCGCGTATCCGAGAGGCGAAGGAGAAGCAGGTCTACCCCTACTTCAAGCCCTTCGAGTCGGGCGGTCTGCACAGCACCATCAACGGGCAGCCCATCGTCAACTTCAGCTCCAACGACTACCTGGGGCTGACCACGCACCCGAAGGTCAAGGAGGCTTCCATCGAGGCCGTCAAGCGCTTCAGCTGCGGGCTCAGCAGCAGCCGCGTGCAGGCCACCACCACGGCCCACGTGGAGCTCGAGGAGCGCCTCGCCGCCTGGTACGGCTACGAGAGCTGCCTGCTGTTCACCACGGGCTACCAGGCCATGGTGGGCACCATCATGGCCCTGGCCGATCAAGACACCACGCTGGTGCTCGACAACCTCAGCCACGCCTGCATCCTCGACGGCACCTTCCTTGCCGCCGGGACGCCGCGCATGGCGCCCGAGGTGCGCTTCTTCAACCACAACAGCGCCCGCTCGCTGACGCGCATCCTGAAGACGCGTGAGCGCAAGAACGCGCTGGTGCTGCTCGAGGGCATCTACTCGCTGGACGGCGACGAGGCCACCATCGAGGAGCTCTGCAAGGCCGCGGGCGAGTTCGAGAACACGGTCATCGTGTGCGACGACGCGCACGGCACGGGTACGCTGGGGAAGGGCGGGCGCGGCATCTTCGAGAAGTACGACCTGCGCGCGGAGCTGCCCGTCATCGTCAGCACGTTCAGCAAGACCTTCGGCGGCATCGGGGGCATCCTGCTCGGCCAGAAGGACGTGGTGGACCACATCAAGCACTACGCGCGCTCGTTCTTGTTCAGCGCGTCGCTGCCCGTGCCCATCGTCGCGGCCGCCGCCACCATCCTCGACATGCTCGAGGACCACGGCGAGGAGCTGGTGAGCGAGCTGCACACCAAGGCCGCGTACATGCGCAAGAACCTGACGGACCTGGGCTTCGACCTGGGTCTGAGCAACACGCACATCATGCCCGTGATGTGCCGCGACGAGCGCAAGGCGCTGTTCACGCACGTGGCCATGATGGAGAGCGGCGTGATGATGGTGCCCATCACGTACCCGGGCGTGAAGAAGGGCGAGGAGCGCCTGCGCCTGAACGTCACCCGCGGACACACCTACGAGGACATGGACAAGGCCCTCGAGCTGCTGAAAATCTACGGCGAGGCCTTCTTCATCCTGGGTGGCGACGAGCTCGCGCCGATGGAAGAGTAG
- a CDS encoding YbgC/FadM family acyl-CoA thioesterase — protein MSASTSPSAAPHVYRLRTGYGDTDQSGVIHHAVYMRYLEDARADYLRQRGLDFAALEHGQRIGMAVARATMRFLRPARFDDLLDIEVRVETQRATMLFDYRVLCGDVLLLEAQLTLACIDLEKMRAIRLPPEVALACRP, from the coding sequence ATGAGCGCGTCCACATCGCCGTCCGCGGCGCCGCACGTCTACCGCCTGCGCACCGGGTACGGCGACACCGACCAGAGCGGCGTCATCCACCACGCGGTGTACATGCGTTACCTCGAGGACGCGCGCGCGGACTACCTCCGGCAGCGTGGCCTGGACTTCGCGGCGCTCGAGCATGGTCAGCGCATCGGCATGGCCGTCGCACGCGCGACCATGCGCTTCTTGCGGCCCGCACGCTTCGACGACTTGCTGGACATCGAAGTGCGCGTCGAGACGCAGCGCGCCACGATGCTGTTCGACTACCGGGTGCTGTGCGGTGACGTGTTGCTGCTGGAGGCGCAGCTCACGCTGGCGTGCATCGACCTCGAGAAGATGCGGGCCATCCGGCTGCCCCCCGAGGTCGCGCTCGCCTGTCGGCCCTGA
- a CDS encoding acyl carrier protein, with translation MSQELKDALREIVAEVAEIDDVPDDAKFADLGIDSMMAIEIVADVERKYGISMPEEELQDLVTLNAVYEKVRAKLAA, from the coding sequence ATGTCCCAGGAACTCAAAGATGCCCTCCGTGAGATCGTCGCCGAGGTGGCCGAGATCGACGACGTGCCGGACGACGCCAAGTTCGCCGACCTCGGCATCGACAGCATGATGGCCATCGAGATCGTCGCGGACGTGGAGCGCAAGTACGGCATCAGCATGCCCGAAGAGGAGCTCCAGGACCTGGTCACGCTCAACGCGGTCTACGAGAAGGTCCGCGCGAAGCTCGCCGCCTGA
- a CDS encoding beta-ketoacyl-[acyl-carrier-protein] synthase family protein, translated as MQRVFVTGVGVVSSLGYGREAFLEATVAGRSAAREVALFDTSGMDRHIACEVHDFRPRDFLTAAETRRTGRCSQFALVASRMAVQDAGLTEEQLAGRRTAVIFGTTMGEANLLGQLDRKWIHEGEQAVSLARLPAYGTTLLPIHVARAFGAAGMVQTLPAACAAGNYAIGYAADQIRLGRADVVICGAAEVIEKLQYAGFVRLGAMAPDRARPFDKDRGGLLVGEGAGALVLESERHAAARGATLLAEVGGYGLACDAHHITRPEPSGAGSARAMREAIRASGITPRDVTFVNAHGTATPTNDTVESRVVRDIFGDHRVPLTSLKGGIGHCMGAASAIEAVSCVLSIAHGVIPPTINFETLDPVCDVDVVTEATERPVDIVLNNSLAFGGYDAVVTFAKPGRLPEPYAGVDVAVQEAP; from the coding sequence ATGCAGCGCGTCTTCGTCACCGGCGTTGGAGTCGTCAGCTCCCTCGGGTATGGCCGTGAGGCGTTCCTGGAGGCGACCGTGGCGGGCCGCTCCGCCGCGCGCGAGGTGGCGCTCTTCGACACCAGCGGGATGGATCGCCACATCGCGTGCGAGGTGCACGACTTCCGCCCGCGTGACTTCCTCACGGCCGCAGAGACGCGTCGTACGGGGCGCTGCTCGCAGTTCGCGCTGGTGGCGTCGCGCATGGCCGTGCAAGACGCGGGGCTCACCGAGGAGCAGCTCGCGGGCAGGCGCACGGCGGTCATCTTCGGCACGACCATGGGCGAGGCGAACCTGCTCGGTCAGCTCGACCGCAAGTGGATCCACGAGGGCGAGCAGGCCGTCTCGCTCGCCCGCCTGCCGGCCTACGGCACCACGCTCCTGCCCATCCACGTCGCGCGCGCGTTCGGCGCGGCGGGCATGGTGCAGACGCTCCCGGCGGCCTGCGCGGCGGGCAACTACGCCATCGGCTACGCCGCCGACCAGATCCGGCTCGGGCGCGCGGACGTCGTCATCTGCGGCGCGGCCGAGGTCATCGAGAAGCTCCAGTACGCGGGCTTCGTGCGCCTCGGGGCCATGGCCCCCGACCGCGCGCGGCCGTTCGACAAGGACCGCGGCGGGCTCCTGGTGGGCGAGGGGGCTGGCGCGTTGGTGCTGGAGTCCGAGCGGCACGCGGCGGCACGCGGGGCGACGCTGCTGGCGGAGGTCGGCGGCTACGGGCTCGCGTGCGACGCGCACCACATCACGCGCCCGGAGCCCAGCGGCGCGGGCAGCGCGCGCGCCATGCGCGAAGCCATCCGGGCCAGCGGCATCACGCCGCGCGACGTGACCTTCGTCAACGCTCATGGGACGGCCACGCCCACCAACGACACGGTCGAGAGCCGCGTCGTGCGGGACATCTTCGGTGACCATCGCGTGCCCCTGACCAGCCTCAAGGGCGGCATCGGGCACTGCATGGGCGCGGCCAGCGCCATCGAGGCAGTCAGCTGCGTGCTGAGCATCGCGCACGGCGTCATCCCGCCCACCATCAACTTCGAGACGCTGGACCCGGTGTGCGACGTCGACGTCGTGACCGAGGCCACCGAGCGACCCGTGGACATCGTGCTCAACAACTCGCTCGCGTTCGGGGGCTACGACGCTGTGGTCACGTTCGCGAAGCCAGGCCGTCTGCCCGAGCCCTACGCCGGAGTGGACGTGGCCGTGCAGGAGGCACCCTGA
- a CDS encoding DUF420 domain-containing protein, with protein MTMSLSPDRRFFVFNAVVSSAAFAFLIWLTLIQNGVAGLDVDLSFVPGVNASLNALSAVLLTAGLLAIRSGRRELHKRLMVGAFASSAVFLVGYVLYHSVHGDTHYEGSLRGVYLAILGSHILLSLAIVPGALTIFWFAYRGAFLRHRRVARVVLPLWLYVSVTGVVIYFMLHG; from the coding sequence ATGACCATGAGCCTCAGCCCCGACCGCCGCTTCTTCGTGTTCAACGCCGTCGTCTCCAGCGCCGCGTTCGCGTTCCTCATCTGGCTCACCTTGATCCAGAACGGCGTGGCGGGGCTCGACGTGGACCTGTCCTTCGTGCCTGGCGTCAACGCGTCCCTCAACGCGCTCTCGGCCGTCCTGCTCACCGCGGGGTTGCTGGCCATCCGAAGCGGTCGGCGCGAGCTCCACAAGCGCCTCATGGTGGGCGCCTTTGCGTCCAGCGCGGTGTTCCTGGTGGGCTACGTGCTCTACCACTCCGTGCACGGCGACACGCACTACGAGGGGAGCCTGCGCGGGGTGTACCTCGCCATCCTGGGCTCGCACATCCTTCTCTCGCTGGCCATCGTGCCTGGCGCGCTCACCATCTTCTGGTTCGCGTATCGCGGCGCGTTCCTACGTCACCGCCGCGTGGCCCGGGTGGTGCTACCCCTCTGGCTGTACGTCTCGGTCACCGGGGTGGTCATCTACTTCATGCTGCACGGCTGA
- a CDS encoding aminotransferase class V-fold PLP-dependent enzyme, whose product MSAADPTPPAPQLGSRAGWFEDLRPFAYLNHAAVSPHSAPLRVAVNAGMGAYAAEGIGGFGATLARRNALRGRLAGLVGGGADEVAFVPNTTAGVITIAQSIRWRPGDRVVLFHGEFPANTTPWQLAAKQYDLALAWVPLEAFERNLDEGLSALEHELTRGVRLVAVSAVQFRSGLAMPLRAMAERCHAHGAELFVDGIQALGGTPLHVDMGFDYLAAGGHKWLMGVEGAGLLYVRRERMATLEPRLAGWLGHEHAFDFLTRGPGHLHYDAPLRTDAEVFEPGTLNLLGYEALGAGIIPAEVLGVAAIHGHVNAYLDELEAGLVGLGFRSLRSAARSGRSTILSLLPPSGVDPIRLHAALGARSVVCGLPDGVLRFSPHFYNHAREIPGVLDAARAALADCRTS is encoded by the coding sequence ATGAGCGCAGCCGACCCGACCCCGCCCGCCCCGCAGCTCGGCTCGCGTGCGGGTTGGTTCGAGGACTTGCGCCCCTTCGCCTACCTGAACCACGCCGCGGTCAGCCCGCACAGCGCGCCCCTGCGGGTCGCGGTGAACGCCGGCATGGGCGCGTATGCAGCGGAAGGCATCGGCGGCTTCGGCGCCACGCTCGCGCGCCGGAACGCCCTGCGTGGGCGCCTGGCAGGGCTCGTCGGGGGTGGCGCCGACGAGGTGGCCTTCGTGCCCAACACGACCGCCGGCGTCATCACGATCGCGCAGTCGATCCGCTGGCGCCCGGGGGACCGGGTGGTGCTCTTCCACGGCGAGTTCCCTGCCAACACCACCCCGTGGCAGCTGGCGGCGAAGCAGTACGACCTCGCGCTCGCGTGGGTCCCTCTCGAAGCGTTCGAGCGGAACCTCGACGAGGGACTGTCAGCCCTCGAGCACGAGCTGACGCGTGGCGTCCGCTTGGTGGCTGTCAGCGCGGTGCAATTTCGCAGTGGGCTCGCCATGCCGCTCCGTGCGATGGCCGAGCGCTGCCACGCGCACGGCGCGGAGCTGTTCGTGGACGGTATCCAGGCGCTCGGCGGCACGCCGCTGCACGTGGACATGGGCTTCGACTACCTCGCCGCCGGGGGGCACAAGTGGCTCATGGGTGTGGAGGGAGCGGGGTTGCTCTACGTTCGCCGGGAGCGCATGGCCACGCTCGAGCCACGGCTGGCAGGCTGGCTCGGCCACGAACACGCGTTCGACTTCCTCACGCGCGGCCCAGGCCACCTCCACTACGACGCGCCGCTGAGAACGGACGCCGAGGTCTTCGAGCCCGGTACGCTGAACTTGCTCGGCTACGAAGCGCTGGGCGCCGGCATCATCCCGGCCGAGGTGCTCGGCGTCGCGGCCATCCACGGCCACGTCAATGCGTATCTGGACGAGCTGGAAGCGGGGCTCGTGGGCCTGGGCTTTCGCTCGCTGCGTTCCGCCGCGCGCTCCGGGCGCTCGACCATCCTGTCGCTCTTGCCCCCGTCGGGGGTCGACCCCATACGCCTCCACGCGGCGCTCGGTGCCCGATCCGTGGTGTGCGGCCTGCCGGATGGGGTGCTGCGCTTCTCCCCTCACTTCTACAATCACGCGCGCGAGATCCCGGGTGTGCTCGACGCTGCGCGCGCGGCCCTCGCCGACTGCCGAACGTCATGA
- a CDS encoding carbon starvation protein A has translation MAALAALVVLACFALAYRVYARFLGERVFDDEERLVTPAHALADGHDFVATPMHLLQGHHFTSIAGAAPIIGPCVAAYWGWAPALAWVVLGTVFMGAAHDFGALVVSARERGRSIADIAGSVIGRRARLLFLCFVIIIVWLVLAVFAMAIAGLFVAQPTSVIPINVEILVAAAVGYWIYRVRGGALWPSLLALAVLYGAVFVGVAVPVDFVSAGVSRSVALRGWMLFLFGYSALASLLPVWLLLQPRDLINSHQLAVGLVLLFAGLLVAHPDFDAPPVRTAGEGAPPIFPVLFVTIACGAISGFHGLVSSGTTSKQLDRLRDARPIGYGSMLGEGTLALLATLAAVAGIGLVDHCTLPGQGAVADLSWGVYYESWAHASANNASAFVLGGGAFLEAIGLPTEVARTLMAVLVISFAATTLDTATRIQRFIFAELGTALSLRPLENAYVGTALAVLPAMALAFAETTDPVSGQSRALGWVLWPIFGASNQLLAALTLMVVALYVHRRGRPTWPLSIPMALVTVIASLALMGDIATFFAQGNTVLAVVALGLLVLLGAMLVLGARAARRGPPEGEA, from the coding sequence ATGGCCGCCCTCGCCGCCCTCGTGGTCCTCGCATGCTTCGCGCTCGCGTATCGTGTGTATGCTCGCTTTCTCGGCGAACGTGTGTTCGATGACGAAGAGCGCCTCGTCACGCCCGCCCACGCTCTGGCCGACGGGCACGACTTCGTCGCGACCCCGATGCACCTGCTCCAAGGACACCACTTCACGTCCATCGCCGGCGCGGCGCCCATCATCGGCCCCTGTGTGGCCGCCTACTGGGGCTGGGCACCGGCGCTCGCATGGGTGGTGCTGGGCACGGTCTTCATGGGCGCGGCGCACGACTTCGGCGCGCTGGTGGTCAGCGCGCGGGAGCGCGGGCGCTCCATCGCGGACATCGCGGGCAGCGTCATCGGGAGACGCGCGCGGCTGCTGTTCCTGTGCTTCGTGATCATCATCGTGTGGCTGGTGTTGGCGGTGTTCGCCATGGCCATCGCCGGCCTGTTCGTCGCACAGCCGACCAGCGTCATCCCCATCAACGTCGAGATCCTCGTAGCCGCGGCGGTCGGCTACTGGATCTACCGCGTCCGCGGCGGCGCCCTGTGGCCTTCTCTGCTCGCGCTCGCGGTGCTGTACGGCGCCGTGTTCGTGGGTGTCGCGGTGCCGGTCGACTTCGTGTCCGCGGGGGTCTCGCGCAGCGTGGCGCTGCGCGGTTGGATGCTCTTCCTGTTCGGCTACTCCGCGCTTGCCAGCCTGCTGCCGGTGTGGCTGCTCCTGCAGCCGCGCGACCTGATCAACTCCCACCAACTCGCCGTGGGGTTGGTGCTGCTGTTCGCTGGACTGCTGGTGGCGCACCCCGACTTCGACGCACCGCCGGTGCGCACCGCGGGCGAGGGGGCCCCGCCCATCTTCCCGGTGCTCTTCGTCACCATCGCGTGCGGCGCCATCAGCGGGTTCCACGGACTCGTCTCCTCGGGCACGACGAGCAAGCAGCTCGACCGGCTGCGCGACGCGAGACCCATCGGCTACGGGAGCATGCTCGGCGAGGGCACCCTGGCGCTGCTCGCCACCCTCGCCGCCGTCGCGGGCATTGGTCTCGTGGACCACTGCACGCTGCCCGGCCAGGGCGCCGTGGCCGACCTCAGCTGGGGCGTCTACTACGAGAGCTGGGCACACGCGTCCGCCAACAACGCGTCAGCCTTCGTGCTGGGGGGAGGCGCGTTCCTGGAGGCCATCGGGCTGCCCACGGAGGTCGCGCGCACACTCATGGCTGTGCTCGTCATCTCGTTCGCCGCGACCACCCTGGACACCGCGACGCGCATCCAGCGCTTCATCTTCGCCGAGCTGGGGACCGCGCTCTCGTTGCGACCGCTCGAGAACGCGTACGTGGGGACGGCCCTCGCCGTGCTCCCGGCCATGGCGCTGGCGTTTGCCGAGACCACGGACCCCGTCAGCGGCCAGAGCCGCGCGCTGGGCTGGGTGCTGTGGCCCATCTTCGGGGCGAGCAACCAGCTTCTGGCAGCGCTCACGCTGATGGTCGTGGCGCTGTACGTACACCGCCGCGGGAGGCCGACGTGGCCGCTCTCGATCCCCATGGCGCTGGTAACCGTCATCGCCTCGCTCGCGTTGATGGGGGACATCGCCACGTTCTTCGCGCAGGGCAACACGGTGCTGGCCGTGGTTGCGCTGGGCCTGCTCGTCCTCCTCGGCGCGATGCTGGTGCTCGGCGCGCGCGCTGCGCGACGGGGCCCGCCGGAGGGCGAAGCGTGA